TCTGTTGTGGTGTGTTTAAGATTATATCCGGAGTGGCAGTTGTGGAGTAGAGTAGATAAAGGGTTCAGTGCTAGACAGAACCATAATGGGCTCAGGGAATCACCCTGATAAATCCCCTTCCTTATGAGTATCTGTCGTGTTGTGATTGTGTCGTTGTGGTGATGTAATTGTAGTGTGGTTTTCCAGTGGGCCATAATGTTATGCAAGAAGTGTATTACTTTTGGGTTAATTTTATAAATCCGTAGGATTTGAATTAACCATGTGTGAGGTATGCtgtcaaaagcttttttataatctatgtatgtacagtGTAGATTTCTGTTTTTTGTGGTGGCATGTTTGTGTATTATTGAGTCTATAACTAATTGTTCCTTGCAGCCCATGTGCCCTCGCCTGCATCCTTTTTGTTCTTCAgctattatattgttatgttctACATGTTTGGTGATTTTGTGTGTGATTGCTGAtgtaagtattttgtaaattgtggGAAGGCATGTGATTGGTCTGTATTGGGAAGGTTGTGATGTGTATTGGGACTTTGGGAGCATGTAAGTTATTCCGGTTGCGATGAATTCAGGTATGTTTTGTTGACTTAAGACTATTTCCGTTAAATTCTTTGCAATAGTTTTATGTAATGAGtataattttttataccaaaaattGTGAATCTTATCTATGCCAGGTGCTTTCCAGTTGTGTAGTTTAGATGTAGTGTTACTAATATCAGATTCAGAAATTTCAGTGAACGCCATTTCGTCTATGGCACTCCACTTGATTTCTTCCTCTGCTATCCATCTGGCTTTATCATTGTGTTGTATTTGTTCTTCCCAAATACTAGACCAGAAATTCTCAAGTTGTTCTGTTGTTAGTAGTTCTGTGTTAGTGTCAGTTGTTGTGTCTGTTTGTGGTTTGTGTAGGTTTCTGTAGAAGCTCTTTTCATTGGTGGCAAACGTAGCGTTATCATTTTTGCGCTCTTGTGCCTTTTTATACCGCTTTAGCCTATGTACTTTTAATGCGAGCTTTTGCTTTAATGTATCTAAGAATTCTTCTGGTTTTTTGTTATCGTTTTCGTGTCTGGTGTGTGTGGCCATACTTAAGAATATAGCTTCGACTCTTTTAACTACTCTGTTGGatctattgttatttatatattgcgTTAGTCTACCGCAGTCGGCTCGTAATTTTTCTATATCTCTTTCGAGTCTTTGTTGCCATGGTGGTTTATTTGCTGTTCTTGGTCTTATGATGCCAGTGTGGTCTGTAATTTTATAGTTAAGTTCTTCCGATATAACTAACGCTGTGCAATATATAAGTGTGTGTACATCTACAAGTTTTGTGTTTTCGGTTATATATTGGTGTAATATGGCAGTGTTAAATATATGTACTAAGTGAGTAAGTTTTGGTGTGTATTTAAGTTTAGGGAGCTTAGGTCGGACTGTTGGGTCCATACCAGAGTATTGTGTTAGTGCAGTTTTGAATTTATCATGTATTTCTTGAATTTGTGTGTCTGCCAACTGATTTTGATGAGAATTTTCAATCGTATCAATGTCATTTTCTAATGTAATGGTTATGTTTTCAGTTTGTGTGGATGTATGTGTGCTTTGTGCGTATGGTTGTGAATGGATGTAAGGTGATTGTGTGCTATATTGCGATTGAATGGGTGAGTGTGGTTGTACTTGTGTGGTGTTTTCTGCGGTTGGATGGGTTTCTATCATCGGATTATTCAAGTCCTCTAGCTGTGCCCGCACTTCCTCTCTTAATTGATCTATAATTTCTGGTGATAAAAGTTTATTCCTAACTATAGCTCTTCGTTGGTCTGAAACGCGTTGCTCTGTGACATTTATTTCTGGGTATTGTCGTGTAAAAAGTTCATGCAATTGTTGTCTGTAGGTAGTCAAATCTGTCTCTAATTTAGTGATATAAAGGTAAGTTCGCATGATAAAGGTGTTTACTTCTTTGCTCCATCTCATGCGAACTCTTGGTTTTCCAGCCTTGGTGGACGCGGGCATGAAGGCACTTGCCCCCCGCGCAACATTCAAGGCTGGTTGTGGTGGATAATATCTCATACTAGTATGAGGAGGTGATGAGTGTGTGGGAGGTGACGATGGTATCGATGGTGATGATGCTCTTGAGGGCGTGTAAGAGATGGTACTAGGACTAAATGGTTCTATTGGAGTGTCTGTACGGTCTGTATGTCTGTCACCATCGTCACTGATATCGGCTGTAGTATCTTTGTCGGTGGGAGCCCGCCTGTTCAACTCCTCACCGCTGACGGTTCGCATGCTGTGACACCCAGCGTCagctccaggtgtgccccggcgATCGCCCCCGGGCAGCGGCCCTATACGTTTACTTCTAGAACGAGTCTCCATGTTAATGGGTTACCTTTGCCTTGTTAGCCGTATAAGTTTCGATAGTATACGTGTCCGCCCCCCACGTGGTCTGATGTTCGACGCGGACGTAAGGTAGGGATTTAGGgggcatattattattattatcttgtatgtctctaccagacctcgggactatagagtcccggatttttgggaggcgaacgtggggccgaagccaacacgctgaagcccttttgagacaactttaatgaaatggtgacacaaaaccgacgattatccctgtatacactatagaaatgtacccaaggacaatccccggttctgtgctaaactattgctaactatggatgaaaactacttgggctattgtgatgggatgctaatggactaggaatggggaaactacgggaactatggcacctgcctataacaatgtaataaatacacgtaaaaatggcaggtggagactcgccaactcacttactgggcccccgggaatcagtcactgaaaagcaacaagagggcaacaggtacatgagcggctgagaagggtgaggatacctcggcggactttaaacgcagatcacgcgctccctgtgggtccagcatcaccggcccactcgccacttaccacgaggcacctaccctccgagcattgctctagcgactccactctgaccggccggtgaaggcaagccaagaggcgggagacctatcccccgtcatgcttcactccggcaagccggagatgggggacagtatactctccctggagcactcggatatatagccccgcggggtcttattattattattattgtatttattgttataagtaagcatatgtattagtttatgagtatttttatatttttgtattgatttttttatgggccttagttgcctgaaataaataaaggaataaattaaaaagttcacGGGTCAAGGGTTTCACCAGATTACATGTTTAGAAACGTACAGTAACTTTACCGCAACGTTCACCTACAAGTGTACTCGCTTCAGTACATAGAACTGTACTGTACAAGGTACACTTAAATGTAATCTAAACTAATGTAACACagagtaaactttttttttgtatcctaaaaggctctgaaactactgaaacgatttgaaaagaTCTTTCACTATTGGGACTTGGGCTACTTGAAACTAGACTATCCCCGAATAACATAGCTTATATTTTGACCGGATATGGGTAGAAGTTCCCACGGAACACCCAGGTAGTAATTATAACTATTAGAGGTATGtataaattatgaatgaaagACTACTGACCCCACTTGGAGCCCTGCAGCACGGGGCAGGCGGCATGCCTCGTGGCGAGGTCGCCCTCGCCCGACGGGTGCAGGTTGAGCCAGAAGGCGGCCGCTCTCTTCACCGGGAACACGCTCAGACCGAGCTCCGTGAATACTGTCGCGCCGCCTTGAGCTACGTCCGACATCTGGATAAAgggattattttaaaaagttagaCAAAAGTACACACCTCTTAAAAAAATTACGGATTACTGaataattatcattatatttagAATAGTCATATTTTCAGCAAATGATGCAAAAATACTGACATGTTACTATTATGACACAAGacatgaaaatatgtttttttttatgaattggttaggtatttacttacataGAAAAGTACAGTAGCTATCCTGTTGCCACCATGTTTGGAGAATGCGTTCTCTCGTTTCtggaatgtaaaacaaaaaattaaaatacacccATCACTACCTTGATACACGCCTTCATAACTTATCgatctttacaaaaataaagaaacatacGGTACGGTAGGGTAAGAAGTAAACGGTACGGTAGAGTAAAAAGTAGACGGTACGGTAGGATAAGATGTCAACGATACGGTAGGATAAGAAGTAAACGGTACGTAATAGTAAGATGTAAACGGTATCAAGCTGAGTAAGGTTCAACTTACCCTAGCAAAATCATAATGCGGTTCATAATGCCCTCCTATGCCGTAGTTAACGACCTGCAACTCTTCAGCCGAGTCCATGCTCAGACCAGTCATATGTGATACTCGGCGGGAAATACGCGCGATCGTTTCGGCCTCATTATCTTTCAACCATGATGATTTGCTTATACGGTAGTGAGCGGGCACAAGTTCACCTGTCTTTGGATCGTGAACTACTGCACGTTTGAACtgaaatataaggaaaaatcaAATGTTAGTATTATTGCTCTAAGTTTGCCTTTGTACATAAACTTCCTGATTCCTACGTATTCTCTCATTTACTCCTCTATATCTTTCCTACCTTTATTTAATGAATGTATCTATATTTTCAGCCACATCAGATGGATGAACCCAGAACCTTTTTTGAAGGCAGGAAAGCTTATGTAAGACTAGATTCGTAAGATACAAGTCATTATTGGACGAAATCTTTAATAACACGAatatcttttcttttatattagcgaaataatatttacatatatactGATGTTGCAGACACATAAATcttcaaacaaattacataactGCTTATGTCAAGGCTATAAAAGTGGGGACTAGTTGACACTTACAAGAGTTCTTAAAATACACTCGAAATATTCATGTATGcaaatcaaatattaaaaagacgATACTTGTTATTGCATCTTAAAAGATCCGAAACCATTGATcctatttgaaaacttttttcgcTGCTAGAAAGCTGGCAAGTCCCAGGGTGACATTTGCTACATTTTAGTCGGGTATGGGAAGAAGTTACTCCGGGACGCGGTTGAAACAGCGAAATACCTATACTCCGTTTGAGTAGGCAAGTAAAAAAACAAGCTTGATATGACCTAATATAAAAACTCACCTTCAATATCAATTGAATTCTTGTTTTAAgcatcagtttatttttttatatgtatttgtgttaaaatttaataataaagacTCACTCTAGGTCTGGCCATTTTCTTGACAGTTTCAATCTCTCCGTCACTGATGACATCGTGGAATATAACTATGTCGGGATTGAGGTACATCATTTCCATCTTAATGGGAGCTATGCGCAGGAACGGGTGGTTCTCGGTTAAGTAACGGCACGTCAACCTGGAGTTAAAGATGGagtaattaaatgattttatggGTTTCTCTGAGCTCATCTAaaagcataaataaattaaaataatataaatgggtGACGGATGAGACAACTAAATAATAGGTAtcatatctatttattttgcagATACTGTATTGTACGTGTGTGGGAAGATTCACAGTTACAATcttttacctaataaaaatagcattttatgataattttattaacttgaCTCAGCTACTCATGCTGCCAAACAGAGCAATAAAAACGGATGGAAACTTATTAACATAAActtataactttgttatttcaAGGTCGTCGTAGGTTGATACCCGATCCTATGATAGAATCATTAAGAAATCTATGGATGCAAGTATAGGCCACATTGGCTGCAGTTAGTCATGATATGCGTCATCATTAGTTTTGCTATAGAATCGTTGAGTTGGCAGGATACAGTATAATATATGACCTCACATTGGGGGGCCCCGGCTATCACTAGctagaacatctttggcagttgttgcaggtagtcaaaagccaaaAAGTTTGAggaccagtcttaccaagggttgccTTAGTAAgtggttgagcaggtcagatagccagttgctccatataaaacacttttGCTtagcatttggttagactgaaagccaaccccatCATAGTTAGGAAAATGCGTGGCAAATATGATGTTGCATGATGATATACGGCCTTACATGGGAATGACATTTCCATTGGCATTGAGCCTTAACTATGCAAGCTTAACGATAGCTTTGTCAACCGTCATTATCGTTATTCAAATCAAACACCTATTGTTTGTGAGCAGTAGACAGTCAAATGATAAAAGGTTGcataatgttaaaaaatgttattataaaacaaaacttatgcAATGCAGTCAGTATGTCCGATTGACACCCTTTTATTccacctacatatttatttagaataCCTCAACAGCTTTTCAAATTGTGTTTGACACATATTTGCTTGTTATTTGTTAGTAGCGAATAATTTCTGGAGCAATTAGCCGGACATTATGCCAGAATGTTATATTATATGAATTGTTCGGAACTCCAGAGTTGTTGTATTACATTAGAACTATATTACCTCTTAGAAATCGCGGAGGGTATATCAACTTCGCCGCGACAAAGGGACTCATAAACTTTCCTCTCCTTTGCGTAGCCGGTCAAAGTTACAGGTTTTTCCTCATTCTCTTCAAAGCCTGTATcctgttaacaaaaataaacaacagtttaaaaaaaataaagaactatTCATATaagattaaatttaaataaggtAAAACCACTATTGTGACCTATTTATAGCCTAAGGAAATCTATGTTATTTACctaccatttttttaaaaacaatacagcTTCTGTTAAATAAACAATGGTATTCGATAACAAAGATGAATATATATGAATTTATAATTCCATAAAACATAACTATATGTAAAATACCGCAAATAATTGTGGATATTTCATATGCCATTactgaataatttatgtaattccGAACAAGTTATTGACCTTTTACAAATAGTCGAGTTTATTATGTATACAGAGCAATAAAAGGAAATGGCTATTATGGACATCATTTATATGTTGATTCATGAAATAACTATTACGATGAGTTatgttaatgtttatatttttttatttatgtaaacattCTATACTAAATATTCATTCCACAAGGCATGTCACTGAGTAAAGTTGAACTAAAGTAAAAAGACAAACCCAAAAGAACTGAGGAATTATAAGGGCtacttttttatccgggttcaggAAGTAGATCCCATGTGacacgggtggaaccgcggggtAAAGCAAATCAGACCATTtacagtctcaccaaggggtattggattgcctagtaactgggttgaggaggtcaaataggcaatccggatagactgaaagccgacaccaacatagttaggaaaacgCTAGGCAGATACATACCCCGCGGCGTTCCTTCCTTAATCTTTGTTCCTCTTCAGCAATACTCTTTTGGTAATGTGGCACGTTGCCTTTAGCTCGAACGTGCTTCGGATCAACTGCTAACAGCTTTTGTGTCCATTCCAAAGCACTCCTAGTGTCACCTAGAATTTAAAAAGGTGATCAGATCAAACTAAAACCAAACTAGGATTAAACGTGTCACATACAGCAATGCCAcctttcaataattttattaataacagaGTTAGATTTTGTCAATTACAATTggattaaaaaaatgtgatagtGTACGGTTCGTGAATCCTCGAAAGGAATCCTTCATACTCATATCAAAGACAAAAAGTCTGTATTAAATGCAAGtttaatttacatataataatctTCAACATCGACAACTTAAATTACTAACCCAACAAATAATAAGAGAAGCTAATATACTCCAGTATATCGACCTCATTGAATGGATACGGCACATTTTCTTCCTTGAGCTTTCGCAAAGCCTGCACCATCCACTCTCGCGCATTCACGAAATCTTTCTCGTTGTACAATGCACGACCGAGTTCGTAGCAGTCGCCCGCGCTCATTGGAGTACTGGAATGGGCAAAACAAATTAAGGCCGGTATGTTAGAACAAGCATAGATCATATAGATTTGAAGCTATTTGATTGAATCAATCGTTTGTCGTTTCATATGGAATTATTAAGATCTATTGTTTTAGAATGCCGGATTACATGTGGTTGTTCTGATAAAGAATAAcagggtttatttatttttagctcaGTTTCTTTAAAGTGGGACTTCCGATGCATGATTAGAATTTATGAggaactagctgttgcccgcaacttcgtctgcatgggcaagtttcatacaaactttcatcccctattttatccccttgggggtagaattgatcaaaatcctttcttagcggatgcctacgtcataacatctacctgcatgccaaatttcagcccgatccgtccagtggtttcagctgtgcgttgatagatcactatgtcagtcagtcagtcacctttgagttttatatatttagattctGTATGAATATATTTGCTAATCTTTTTAtatatatgaaaacaaataggtatatatGATATAAATACACCTAGCAACCATATAAGTTAGCAGTAACGAGGCGCTAAACTATTTAACTTATTATGTTCACACAAACTGGCCTTCCTCAAGTTATCTTAGTTATTCTATTGATTCACAAAAAGGTGTTAATACGCCAATATCATGCTTCACGCCTATCAAGGTATCATTTAATATTCGTTACAGTAAGTTGACGTAAAGATACTGAAAGTAATAACATATTACAGACATCAGATTTCACTTTTTAAAAGTGGTCATTGTGCTAGAAACTCCTTGTTTTCACATAAACAAAACGATTACTGATATGAGCTTATCAAATGCTTTCTATGTCAAATGATCTGCCAAactgaagaaaatatatgtattttttacttgaacaaataaatatgaggATTCTTAACCATTCTGGTTAGTAATATGTCTAAAATTCACCTGTAAGCGACTCCATTGAGCATTCCTTCGGCCAAGTCCTTAACGTCTAGGTGGTAAGTTTCCTGAAGCCTGGTGAGAGCCTGTGCAGCTCCCGTCAGGTCTTCCAAGGCAGGATACTTCACATCTTCATGATTCATTGTTATATTCTTTATGTATTCTGCAAAGGGAACATCACATGTCAAATAAAAGGTAGCTTATTCAAAAAACAATATTCTTTTCTCAGCCAGCAATAAAGGCTTTCCTACTTTATcgtgtattttatttcttttaaaccaaaatcaaaaaaacaggatctcagtttgacctgtaggGATGTATGTTTAGGCGCGATTATCCCGTGTTTGGCTGAACCAATTTTTTCGGTGAATTGATCTCGTGTGCCTTAGtcgaagataaataaaatattaaaacaatcgGTTTATTCCATTCAGTCTTCCGAAAACTATATTATGCTAGTTCAGATGTTATATAACAATGGTAATGTCACGATGCAtttacgtaagtaggtacctacatcttcGTAATGCAATGTACCTTATAATGGGTATACGGACGACTTTCTAACAAAGTACCGCTATGCTTTGCCAACCTCTTACAAGTACAAGTTTATTCTGCTAATATTTACTTTGTGATGTAAGTAAAAACAAGAGAAGCTTAAAGTTTTGGATATTATTCAAttgcttaattaaattataatttttagtgTGAATTATATACTAAaaagagtaatttttgtttaatttttttatcgtcTGACGATCACAGTTTCTTTAACACAGTAATTGATATAACACTTGGGGTCAATGACccaaaacattacaataattacctttttattaggttcacaaaaatgattttttcagcCATAGATCCAATAACTGGAGAAACTCAGATATTGCGATTATTCATCAATTTCAATTAACCTCATTATGACTGGCTGTCATAACTATCAAGCAGTTTCTGTCACCTTCATAATATGCGGTGGGAAACTATAAACACCCAATTAAGACAATTGTTCTCAGATCAGGGGTAAAACACTATCGAATATTTTTGCGCCATTGTATTGTGACACTGTCCCGAGATCTTAGGCGTATAAATCTACCTCAATCAACTTTAATTATAGTGAATACTTTGCATGATTCTCGTGATCGCAAGCATGCtattgtttatttgataaaacttatCCACGGCATTAATAGCCTATTATATCTTTTTATTGCGGCCCTGTGTGATGATTACAATAACTTTTGTGCATTATAAGTATGCTTTTCCTGGTAACTTCATTCACAAAGCAATTCCAAAGACACTGGTTGCAACCATATTCGACCATTAACTGATAAAAATCGCTCATATGATAAATCATCTAATTGGCTAGATCGAATCAATGAAGTCCTGGTCgtgttacttacctatagcCACGATGTTTTTTTAGCCACCAGTTTTATTCCAATTTTCATTTCGTTACGGACTTTATATCcgcgtaaaaataaaaaaaaaaccttatagGTGAAGCAAATCTACTCAGTAAGCTatgaatctttaaaaaaataaaaaagatctcTACTTGGGTCTTCCTGCAGCTTTTACTTCATCCACAGACAAActtcttcaattaaaataattgtcttCATTAAAGTTACGAAAtaaagctagtattaaataaattacctgtCCCTATCTTTATACTATCTTCTATATGATCAAGATCTGTTGTCAGTCTTTTTATAAGGGTGAAAGCGTTGATTGGATTGCCCAAGTAATTGGGAATATCTTCGATCGCCTTTTCATGTTCATGTTTATAGATATTCAAATGCctggaaacaaaaataagagTATGATTACGTCATATTTCATTcatgttcttttttattgtttcttatatatttttgtttttttttgttcttaccTCTTTAGAACTGCGAGTCTGTTCTCTTCCTTCTGAATATAAAAGTCTAAATCGTCTATTATCCTCTTGTGTGTTTCCAGTAAATGTTCTACTTCAGCTATGGCGGTGAATAATTCCGCATGCGTGCGCACGCACATATCGAATAACAGTGCGAAACATATTACGTGCAGCAAGTTCAAATTAGGAACCATTTTTATGTCCTTACAAACCTAGAAAAAAAGGTGCCACTAAATTAAATTCAAGGAGTGTTTTATTAGATAAGTATATTCAAGTATATTGGGTCATTGATGAGCCTCACGCCTTTTGTTTCATGTCGAATATGTATATCGAAGTGGATACGAAGAATCAGAAAAGTTGACCCTACAATCATGCAGGATAGTTTTATACCTAGCGGGAATAAATAGGTC
This genomic window from Helicoverpa armigera isolate CAAS_96S chromosome 13, ASM3070526v1, whole genome shotgun sequence contains:
- the LOC110370688 gene encoding prolyl 4-hydroxylase subunit alpha-1, which codes for MVPNLNLLHVICFALLFDMCVRTHAELFTAIAEVEHLLETHKRIIDDLDFYIQKEENRLAVLKRHLNIYKHEHEKAIEDIPNYLGNPINAFTLIKRLTTDLDHIEDSIKIGTEYIKNITMNHEDVKYPALEDLTGAAQALTRLQETYHLDVKDLAEGMLNGVAYSTPMSAGDCYELGRALYNEKDFVNAREWMVQALRKLKEENVPYPFNEVDILEYISFSYYLLGDTRSALEWTQKLLAVDPKHVRAKGNVPHYQKSIAEEEQRLRKERRGDTGFEENEEKPVTLTGYAKERKVYESLCRGEVDIPSAISKRLTCRYLTENHPFLRIAPIKMEMMYLNPDIVIFHDVISDGEIETVKKMARPRFKRAVVHDPKTGELVPAHYRISKSSWLKDNEAETIARISRRVSHMTGLSMDSAEELQVVNYGIGGHYEPHYDFARKRENAFSKHGGNRIATVLFYMSDVAQGGATVFTELGLSVFPVKRAAAFWLNLHPSGEGDLATRHAACPVLQGSKWVSNKWLHQGGQELLKPCNLEYQEEGFIRQIPRPVPKTSR